From Bacillota bacterium, one genomic window encodes:
- a CDS encoding glycine--tRNA ligase subunit beta — MSMDLLVEIGTEELPARFVDAAVEQMRETAERQLAELRLTYERMETMGTPRRLALLVFGLADKQDDLIRETRGPSAKVAFDETGAPTKAALGFARSQGVAVEDLQVRETEQGAYVFAVSREAGLPTDEVLTRWLPEFVTGITFSKSMRWGDGSLRFARPIRWLVALLNGRVLPVSVDGVTAGNTTRGHRFLAPEPIELAGPADYVERLRKAYVLVDGTERKRAVLEEVRRAAAACGGRALEDEALVNEVANLVEWPTAVVGSFDEAYLQLPRAVLVTPMREHQRYFPIVDEAGRLLPLFVAVSNGPREDMDVIRRGNEKVLAARLADARFFYDEDRRKPLADYVPRLKGVVFQEQLGSVYEKVERVRELAAALADMVGADDEVRQVLDRAAYLCKADLVTLMVYEFPELQGVMGREYALLSGEGEAVADAVYEHYLPRFAGDELPRTLAGALLSVADKLDTIVGCFGVDLIPTGSQDPYALRRQALGVVRIVSGFPLALNLTRALSAAAAAYGGRFDGDEELIQKVVDFFRQRIRGLLLEQGVRYDFVEAVVRAGIDDVAGVFERAEALVAFSRDPGFEALVTAYGRAVNLAAKGHSAIVDPALFQADAERELYAQVQRLEAHVEELTKARRWQEALAGLAGLRPYVDRLFDEVMVMAPEETLRRNRLALLRRTVQLFARVADFSAVVA; from the coding sequence GTGAGCATGGACCTGCTGGTCGAAATCGGCACAGAGGAGCTCCCGGCCCGATTCGTGGACGCGGCCGTGGAGCAAATGCGGGAGACGGCCGAACGGCAGCTGGCTGAGCTGCGCTTGACGTACGAGCGTATGGAGACGATGGGCACGCCCCGGCGGCTGGCGCTGCTGGTGTTCGGGCTGGCGGACAAGCAGGACGATCTCATCCGGGAGACGAGAGGACCGTCCGCCAAAGTCGCGTTCGACGAGACGGGCGCGCCGACCAAGGCGGCCCTGGGCTTCGCCCGTTCCCAAGGCGTAGCGGTGGAAGATTTACAGGTGCGCGAGACGGAGCAGGGCGCTTACGTGTTCGCCGTCTCGCGCGAGGCGGGGCTGCCGACGGACGAAGTCTTGACGCGTTGGTTGCCTGAGTTTGTGACAGGGATAACTTTCTCGAAGTCCATGCGCTGGGGCGACGGGTCCCTGCGCTTTGCGCGGCCGATCCGCTGGCTGGTGGCGCTGCTCAACGGCCGCGTGCTGCCGGTGTCGGTCGACGGCGTGACGGCCGGCAACACCACCCGCGGGCATCGCTTCCTGGCACCCGAACCGATCGAGCTTGCGGGGCCCGCCGACTACGTGGAGCGGCTCCGGAAGGCGTACGTGCTGGTGGACGGCACCGAACGCAAGCGGGCCGTGCTGGAGGAAGTGCGGCGCGCCGCGGCGGCTTGCGGCGGCCGGGCGCTGGAAGACGAAGCGCTGGTTAACGAGGTGGCCAATCTCGTGGAGTGGCCCACCGCCGTGGTCGGCTCGTTCGACGAGGCGTACCTGCAGTTGCCGCGGGCCGTGCTGGTGACGCCCATGCGCGAACACCAGCGGTACTTCCCGATCGTGGACGAGGCGGGGCGGCTGCTGCCGCTGTTTGTGGCCGTGAGCAACGGGCCGCGGGAGGATATGGACGTCATCCGCCGCGGCAACGAGAAGGTGCTGGCGGCACGGCTGGCCGACGCGCGCTTCTTCTACGACGAAGACCGGCGCAAGCCGTTGGCTGACTACGTGCCGCGGCTGAAAGGCGTCGTGTTCCAAGAGCAGCTGGGCAGCGTGTACGAGAAAGTGGAGCGGGTGCGCGAGCTGGCGGCCGCGCTGGCGGACATGGTGGGCGCCGACGACGAGGTCCGGCAGGTTCTGGATCGGGCCGCGTATTTGTGCAAGGCCGACTTGGTGACGCTAATGGTGTATGAGTTCCCCGAGCTGCAAGGCGTCATGGGCCGCGAGTACGCCCTGCTGTCGGGCGAAGGCGAAGCCGTGGCCGACGCGGTGTACGAGCATTACCTGCCGCGCTTCGCCGGCGACGAGTTGCCGCGGACGCTGGCCGGTGCGTTGCTGAGCGTCGCGGACAAGCTGGACACCATCGTCGGCTGCTTCGGCGTCGATTTGATCCCGACGGGTTCGCAAGACCCGTACGCGCTGCGGCGCCAGGCGCTGGGCGTCGTGCGCATCGTCAGCGGGTTTCCGCTGGCGCTCAATCTCACGCGAGCGTTGTCGGCCGCCGCGGCGGCGTACGGCGGACGGTTCGACGGCGACGAAGAGCTCATCCAAAAGGTCGTGGACTTTTTCCGGCAGCGGATTCGCGGGCTGCTCTTGGAGCAGGGCGTGCGGTACGATTTCGTGGAAGCGGTGGTCCGTGCCGGCATCGACGATGTGGCGGGGGTGTTCGAACGGGCCGAGGCGCTGGTGGCCTTCAGCCGCGATCCCGGTTTCGAGGCGCTGGTGACGGCCTATGGGCGCGCCGTCAACTTGGCGGCGAAAGGCCACTCGGCCATCGTCGACCCGGCGTTGTTCCAGGCGGACGCGGAGCGGGAGCTGTATGCCCAAGTGCAGCGGCTCGAGGCGCATGTGGAGGAACTGACGAAGGCGCGGCGCTGGCAGGAGGCGCTGGCCGGGCTGGCCGGCCTGCGCCCGTACGTTGACAGGCTGTTCGACGAGGTTATGGTCATGGCTCCGGAGGAAACGCTGCGTCGCAACCGTTTGGCGCTGCTGCGGAGAACGGTGCAGCTGTTCGCCCGGGTGGCGGACTTCAGCGCGGTCGTGGCGTAG
- a CDS encoding crossover junction endodeoxyribonuclease RuvC, giving the protein MRILGIDPGLSITGYGVVDGLPRPTAVRFGGLRTPAGVPEAVRLRMLYEAVSGIIRELSPDVLAIEELFFNKNARSAMAVGQARGVILLAAAEAGLEVREFTPLEVKLAVTGQGRAAKEQVGYMVKALLALDEVPRPDDVTDALAVALTCAQTMQTKRRWGACELD; this is encoded by the coding sequence TTGCGAATTCTCGGCATCGATCCGGGCCTGTCGATTACGGGCTACGGCGTCGTCGACGGCTTGCCGCGGCCGACGGCCGTCCGCTTCGGCGGCTTGCGCACGCCCGCCGGAGTGCCCGAGGCCGTGCGGCTGCGCATGCTATACGAAGCCGTGAGCGGCATCATCCGCGAGCTGTCGCCGGACGTTTTGGCCATCGAAGAACTGTTCTTCAATAAGAACGCCCGCAGCGCCATGGCGGTAGGGCAAGCGCGCGGCGTCATTTTGCTGGCCGCCGCGGAAGCAGGCCTGGAAGTGCGCGAGTTCACTCCACTGGAAGTCAAGCTGGCCGTCACGGGACAAGGGCGTGCCGCCAAAGAACAGGTGGGCTACATGGTCAAAGCGCTGCTGGCGCTGGACGAGGTGCCGCGGCCCGACGACGTCACCGACGCGCTGGCGGTGGCGCTGACGTGCGCCCAGACGATGCAGACCAAGCGGCGTTGGGGGGCGTGCGAGCTTGATTAG
- the recO gene encoding DNA repair protein RecO: protein MSLYKAEGVVLRTRNLGEADKIVTLFTAERGKVEAAAKGARRPRSRLLGPTQLFTHGRYLLFERQSLDTLSQGEIVHSFLPLREDLLRMAYASYVAELVDRLTELNDPHPRLFSVLVAVLRQLAEGRQPALTARYFELQLLQELGFRPHLSGCVRCGAQEAFWFGTELGGLICERCRTADPSAARLDGETVEIMRFLLRSEPDRLEILRPSVKSMQAMGDVLPKFCLMRAGGWLHSLDFLRSLDAAESQGVAP from the coding sequence GTGTCGCTGTACAAGGCGGAAGGTGTCGTGCTTCGCACGCGAAATCTCGGCGAAGCCGATAAAATCGTTACGTTATTTACCGCGGAACGGGGTAAAGTAGAAGCGGCGGCCAAAGGCGCCAGGCGCCCCCGCAGCCGGCTGCTGGGCCCAACGCAGCTGTTTACCCACGGCAGGTACTTGCTGTTCGAGCGCCAGTCTCTGGATACCCTCAGCCAAGGGGAGATCGTGCACTCCTTTTTGCCGCTGCGTGAGGATCTGTTGCGCATGGCCTACGCCAGCTACGTGGCGGAGCTCGTCGACCGGCTGACCGAGCTCAATGATCCGCACCCGCGGCTTTTTTCCGTCCTCGTGGCCGTGTTGCGCCAGCTGGCGGAAGGACGGCAGCCCGCGCTGACCGCGCGGTACTTCGAGCTGCAGCTCCTGCAAGAGCTGGGCTTTCGCCCGCACTTGTCCGGCTGCGTCCGCTGCGGGGCACAGGAAGCCTTTTGGTTCGGCACCGAGCTGGGCGGCTTGATCTGCGAGCGCTGCCGCACGGCGGATCCAAGCGCGGCGCGGCTCGACGGCGAGACCGTCGAAATCATGCGGTTTCTGCTGCGATCCGAGCCGGACAGGCTGGAAATATTGCGTCCTTCTGTCAAGAGCATGCAGGCGATGGGCGATGTTCTGCCGAAGTTCTGTCTAATGAGAGCGGGCGGGTGGCTGCACTCGCTGGACTTCTTGCGTTCCTTGGATGCGGCGGAGTCGCAGGGGGTTGCACCGTGA
- a CDS encoding Holliday junction branch migration protein RuvA, with product MISLLRGRVVRCGPDWTVIDVGGVGFRVAVPAATAAELSPGQETTLHVHTYVREDTLALYGFAREEELRLFEQIVSVSGLGPKLALTALSTLRPEEFRRAVVEGDEATLTRIPGVGRKTAQRLILELKGKLQADAALGAPAEAAAGSAAEEDAVAALMALGYAQADAARAVRAARQAAPGAEDAAQLVRLALRQLATLP from the coding sequence TTGATTAGCCTGCTGCGGGGCCGGGTCGTAAGGTGCGGACCGGATTGGACGGTCATCGACGTCGGCGGCGTCGGCTTTCGCGTGGCGGTGCCCGCGGCGACGGCCGCCGAGCTGTCCCCGGGGCAAGAAACGACGCTGCACGTGCACACGTACGTGCGGGAAGACACCCTCGCCCTGTACGGCTTCGCCCGGGAAGAGGAACTGCGCTTGTTCGAGCAGATCGTGAGCGTGTCGGGCCTGGGACCCAAGCTGGCGCTTACGGCGCTGTCGACCTTGCGTCCGGAGGAATTCCGGCGCGCGGTGGTGGAGGGCGACGAGGCCACGCTGACGCGCATTCCCGGCGTAGGGCGCAAGACGGCCCAGCGCCTCATCCTGGAGCTGAAGGGCAAGCTGCAGGCCGATGCGGCTCTCGGCGCGCCGGCGGAAGCCGCGGCTGGGTCGGCGGCCGAGGAAGATGCGGTGGCGGCGCTGATGGCGCTGGGATACGCCCAGGCGGACGCGGCCAGGGCTGTGCGCGCGGCGCGCCAGGCGGCGCCGGGCGCGGAGGACGCGGCCCAGCTGGTGCGGCTGGCTTTGCGCCAGCTGGCCACGCTGCCGTAA
- the glyQ gene encoding glycine--tRNA ligase subunit alpha, protein MNFQDMIFALERYWADQGCIILQPYDIEVGAGTMHPATFLRVLGPEPWRAAYVQPSRRPTDGRYGENPNRLQHYYQYQVILKPSPDNAQELYLNSLPAIGIDPSKHDIRFVEDDWESPTLGAWGLGWEVWLDGMEITQFTYFQQCGGLDLKPVSVELTYGLERLAMYLQGVDNVFDLVWVDGVTYGDVFHQNEVEQSRYNFELADTDLLFSLFDRFEAEAARLVALDAVLPAYDYVLKCSHVFNLLDARGALSVTERTKYIGRVRKLARECATAYVAQRERLGFPLLRREVARS, encoded by the coding sequence GTGAACTTTCAAGACATGATTTTCGCCCTGGAGCGCTACTGGGCGGATCAAGGCTGCATCATTTTGCAGCCGTACGACATCGAGGTAGGCGCCGGCACGATGCACCCGGCCACGTTCTTGCGGGTCCTGGGGCCCGAGCCTTGGCGGGCGGCGTACGTGCAGCCGTCGCGGCGGCCGACGGACGGCCGCTACGGGGAAAACCCCAACCGGCTGCAGCATTACTACCAATACCAAGTGATTCTCAAACCGTCGCCGGACAACGCGCAAGAGCTTTACCTGAACAGCCTGCCGGCCATCGGCATCGACCCGTCGAAACACGACATCCGCTTCGTTGAGGACGACTGGGAGTCGCCGACGCTGGGCGCGTGGGGACTGGGCTGGGAAGTATGGCTTGACGGCATGGAGATTACCCAGTTCACGTATTTCCAGCAGTGCGGCGGCTTGGACCTGAAGCCGGTGTCGGTGGAGCTGACGTACGGCCTGGAACGGCTGGCGATGTACCTGCAAGGCGTCGACAACGTGTTTGATCTGGTCTGGGTCGACGGCGTCACCTACGGCGACGTGTTCCACCAGAACGAAGTGGAGCAGTCGCGCTACAACTTCGAGCTGGCGGACACGGACCTGCTCTTTTCGCTGTTTGATCGCTTCGAAGCGGAGGCGGCGCGCCTAGTGGCTCTGGACGCGGTGCTGCCCGCGTACGACTACGTTTTGAAGTGCTCGCACGTGTTCAATCTCCTCGACGCGCGCGGCGCCTTGAGCGTGACGGAGCGGACCAAGTATATCGGGCGCGTGCGCAAGCTGGCCCGCGAGTGCGCGACGGCTTACGTCGCGCAGCGGGAGCGGCTGGGCTTTCCGCTGCTGCGCCGGGAGGTGGCGCGGTCGTGA
- a CDS encoding YebC/PmpR family DNA-binding transcriptional regulator, with product MAGHSKWANIKHKKQKEDARRGKLFTKLSRQITLAAREGGPDPGKNPRLRFAIEQARAANMPMENIERAIKRGTGELEGAAYEQLIYEGYGPGGVAILLEIMTDNRNRTASEIRHLFSRYGGSLGETGCVSWMFTRRGVITFDRAAVADEDAFLMEALEAGAEDVQIEDDYIEVYTDPAELHAVREKLEAAGYVATAAEPRRIPSTTVPVSGHTAEQLFKLLDALEDHDDVQSVSANFDVPEDVLQALES from the coding sequence GTGGCCGGTCACTCCAAATGGGCCAACATCAAGCACAAGAAGCAGAAGGAAGACGCACGGCGCGGCAAGCTGTTCACGAAACTGTCGCGGCAGATCACGCTGGCAGCCCGCGAAGGAGGACCGGACCCTGGCAAGAATCCGCGCCTCCGCTTCGCCATTGAACAGGCGCGAGCCGCCAACATGCCGATGGAAAACATCGAGCGGGCCATCAAGCGCGGTACGGGCGAGCTGGAAGGCGCCGCCTACGAGCAGCTGATCTATGAAGGTTACGGCCCCGGAGGCGTCGCCATTTTGCTCGAGATTATGACGGACAACCGCAACCGCACCGCCAGCGAGATTCGGCATCTTTTCTCGCGCTACGGCGGCAGCCTGGGCGAGACGGGCTGCGTGTCCTGGATGTTTACGCGGCGAGGCGTCATCACGTTCGACCGCGCGGCGGTCGCGGACGAAGACGCGTTCTTGATGGAGGCGCTGGAGGCCGGGGCCGAGGACGTCCAGATCGAGGACGACTACATCGAGGTGTACACCGACCCGGCGGAGCTCCACGCCGTGAGGGAGAAGCTGGAGGCGGCCGGGTACGTCGCCACGGCGGCGGAGCCGCGCCGCATTCCTTCCACTACTGTCCCGGTGTCGGGCCATACGGCGGAGCAGCTGTTCAAGCTGCTGGACGCGCTGGAAGACCACGACGACGTCCAGTCCGTGTCGGCTAACTTCGACGTGCCCGAAGACGTGCTGCAGGCGCTGGAGTCGTAG
- a CDS encoding DUF2905 domain-containing protein, which translates to MGRTLIAAGALLMLAGLALVVVERFGLPRLPGDIVIRRGNWTFYFPIATSLLLSAILTLLAYLFRR; encoded by the coding sequence ATTGGGCGAACGTTGATCGCGGCGGGCGCGTTGCTGATGCTGGCGGGGCTGGCGCTGGTGGTCGTGGAACGTTTCGGCCTGCCGCGCCTGCCGGGCGACATCGTTATCCGTCGCGGGAATTGGACGTTTTACTTTCCCATCGCGACGTCGCTTTTGCTGAGCGCCATTCTCACGCTCCTGGCGTATTTGTTCCGGCGGTGA
- a CDS encoding Holliday junction branch migration DNA helicase RuvB has protein sequence MSRDEDRIVSARIRPEDVELEPSLRPRRLSAYIGQEPIKKSLAVFIEAALARSEALDHVLLSGPPGLGKTTLAYVIANELGVNLRVTSGPAIERQGDLVAILTNLEPRDVLFIDEIHRLNRAVEEVLYPAMEDFAVDIVIGRGPSARTLRLELPPFTLIGATTRAGLLTSPLRDRFGVLFRLEYYSQDELTLIVKRSAEVLGVDIDEEGAREIARRARGTPRIANRLLKRVRDYAQVRADGRVTGPVAREALSLLDVDELGLDRVDRALLSTIIDKFDGGPVGVETLAAAAGEEVETIEDVYEPYLMQIGYLERTPRGRKATALAYRHLNRPLPRQGDAGERPEAAGRINQRGLFEEA, from the coding sequence GTGAGCAGAGACGAGGATCGGATCGTCAGCGCACGCATCAGGCCGGAAGATGTAGAACTCGAGCCCAGCCTGCGGCCGCGGCGGCTGTCCGCGTATATCGGCCAGGAGCCCATTAAGAAGAGCTTGGCGGTCTTCATCGAAGCTGCGCTCGCGCGTTCGGAGGCGCTGGACCACGTGCTGCTGAGCGGTCCGCCGGGGCTCGGCAAGACGACCCTGGCGTATGTGATCGCCAATGAGCTGGGCGTCAACTTGCGCGTGACCTCGGGTCCCGCCATCGAGCGGCAGGGGGACCTGGTGGCCATCCTGACCAACCTGGAGCCGCGGGACGTCTTGTTTATCGACGAAATCCACCGCCTCAACCGGGCCGTGGAGGAAGTGCTGTACCCGGCCATGGAGGACTTCGCCGTCGACATCGTCATTGGCCGGGGCCCCAGTGCGCGCACGTTGCGGCTGGAGCTGCCGCCGTTTACGCTCATCGGCGCCACGACCCGGGCCGGACTGTTGACGTCGCCCTTGCGCGACCGCTTCGGCGTGCTGTTCCGGCTGGAATACTACAGCCAGGACGAGCTGACGCTCATCGTCAAGCGCTCGGCCGAGGTGCTGGGCGTCGACATCGACGAGGAGGGCGCTCGGGAGATTGCCCGGCGGGCGCGCGGCACGCCGCGCATCGCCAACCGGCTGCTGAAGCGGGTACGGGACTACGCGCAGGTGCGGGCCGACGGGCGCGTCACCGGGCCGGTGGCGCGGGAGGCGCTGTCGCTGCTGGACGTGGACGAGCTGGGCCTCGACCGGGTCGACCGCGCCCTGCTGAGCACCATCATCGACAAGTTTGACGGCGGGCCCGTCGGCGTCGAGACGCTGGCCGCGGCGGCGGGGGAAGAAGTGGAAACCATCGAGGACGTGTACGAGCCGTACCTGATGCAGATCGGGTATCTGGAGCGCACGCCCCGGGGGCGGAAGGCGACGGCGTTGGCGTACCGGCACTTGAACCGGCCCTTGCCGCGCCAGGGCGACGCGGGCGAGCGGCCGGAAGCCGCCGGGCGCATCAACCAGCGGGGGTTGTTCGAGGAGGCGTGA